GTTGGTGTTCAGAAGACCCAGGTTCTCTCAGGGACTCTTAGGTGACCTTGCTCTGGTTTGTTCCTCATTGGAGGGATTCTCTTGGGAGCTTGATTATCTTGGGTAGAATTAGAGCTCTCATGACCTTGCTGAAGTCACCTCCCAGTCTCAGTCTTTTCATCAGTAACCCAAACATGGTCGTTGCCCTGTGTCCTTGTGGGCTTATCCTGAGTGAGGAGACTCATTAAAATAGATCATCTCTGCCCCaggtttttcttcctccctttatcCTTGCCCCACAGCTATCGATCTCTTAGAATTGAGGGAGCAAGAATCAGGAGGATCCTTAAGTTCAAAGTCCAGCCAGGGTGGACTGAGATAGGTGAAGGGGTAGTTACAGGCTTGGAACCTCTGATCATCCTTCTTTCCCCAGAGCAGAGCCTCTGAGGATCTGCTGCTGCTCCTGAAAACTTGGAGGCCCCCAGCTGAGGAGTCAGATGCTCCGTTGACCCTGCAGGATGCCCAGAACTTGAGGGGTGTCCTTCTGACAGCATTTGCTTATCGCCAAGGCCAGCTAGCAATCTGACTtgtcccttcctccccactccctgtcTTAAGGGGTCCTCTGGGCTCATGTCTTCTCTATCCTCTGCCCTTCAGCTCAGTAGAGCTTCTCTGTGCTCTTCTTCCCCATCATGCCCCCTGCCCTATTGGCCTCTCTAAGCTCACACCCTGGTTGCCCACAGGCCTCCAGGAGCTGATCACAGGGAACCTGCCCAGGGCACTGAGCAGCCTGCATGAAGCGGCCTCAGGTCTGTGCCCACGGCCTGTGTTGGTCCAGGTGTACACAGCCCTGGGGACCTGTCTTCGTAAGATGGTAAAGACAGTCTTAGGGTGGGTTGGGGAACCCAGGGGTGTTAGGAGCAGCTTTCTGCTTTGTGAGGGTAGCTGAGGCTTGTGTCCTCTCACCACTCTAGGGCAGTCCACAGAGAGCTCTGCTGTACTTGGTTGCAGCCCTGAAAGGGGAATCAACCTGGGGTCCCCCGCTTCTGGAGGCCTCCAGGCTGTATCGGCAACTGGAGAACACGGCAGCAGAGATTGAGTGTCTGGAGCTGCTGGTTGAGGTAAGGAACTGTGTCGGGCGAAGATACGGGGACTGCTGAGATGCTTGTGTTGGGGTAACTAGTCAAGGTATAAGTAGAAGGAAGTATGGTTCTCAGGGATTATAGATATACgttcttctttttgttctctctAGGCCTTGAGAGTCGCTCATATCCCTGAAGCCCCACAGCTTCTCATTGAGGTAGAGTTACTACTCCCACGACCTGACCCAGCCTCACCCCTTCACTGTGGCACACAGAGCCAGGCCAAGTACCTGCTGGCAAGCCGATGCCTACAGACGGGAAGGTGAGGTTCACCTTGCTCACCTGAGCTCCTCTTCCCACTTCTGACGCCTCCCCTGTGCTGTGACTCTGCTTCTGTTCTTACGAGTTGGGGGGAATGGACAAGTCAGGGGCAGGACATGGTTCCCCACTCTCAGCTTCCTGCCTTGCTGCTGGACCTGAACTGAGGATTCTTTACCCAGACACTAACCTCGTGTATCTTGAAAATTCTAAAGTCTTCTCCCAAATCCAGTCTGTAAGTAGTAGAGATCCATATTGAGCCCCAGTGTTGGAGTCCCCAAACCTcgccctccccacaccccagtgCCCTTAGCTAAAAGCCCTTGGAGTGCCCTGCTATGGCCTAAGGTGAGGCTCATGGGTTATGACTCTTCAGGGCAGAGAATGCTGCAGAACATTACCTGGACCTGCTGGCCCTGTTGCTGGATGGCTCGGAGCCAAAGGTGGGTATGTCGTGTTTCTCTGCAATGGGGTGGAAGGGTTGGAGTCTCCTTTGGAGTAGAGCAGGCCTCCTTTTTTCTGACTTTTCCTCTGCTGTTCTTTCTGTCCAATCTGGGGCACCAGACTGGGAAGGTTCCCAGAGCAAGGGGGGATTTAGGCAGCAAGCAATGGGTGGTCTCTGCATGATACCAGAGCCTGGTGAAGAGGTTGGGGGTGGTGGCTCATGTCTCTTCAAGACATTGCATTCTCTTCCCACCCcagttctccccacccccatgcccccgAGGGCCCTGTGTGCCTGAGGTGTTCTTGGAGGCAGCAGCAGCGCTGATTCAGGCAGGCCGAGCCCAGGATGCATTGACCGTGTGTGAGGAGCTGCTTAGCCGCATGTCATCCCTGCGTCCCAAGAGGCCCCGGCTGTGGGAAGATGCCAGAAGAGGAACCAAAGAGTTACCACACTGCTCACCCTGGGTCTCTGCCACCTATTTGCTTCAGGGCCACGCTCGGGTGCAACTGGGGGCCCAAAAGGAGGCAATCAGTGAATTTAGCCGGTGAGCCCAGGAAGCCAACCAGGACCCTCCAGGAAATGTGGAGGGATAATTTTCTAATTGGGACCTGAGTTGGTGAGCTCCATTCTTATCTACTCACCCCTAGAGTTTCTGAGGTTGACTCTTCTTTACCCCTGCTCTGTGTCCCACTTCAGGTGCCTTGAGCTGCTCTTCCAGGCCACACCCACGGATAAAGAACAAGGTGATCTAgactctcagttttcctctgtgGTGGTGGTGGCTTCCTTTCCATGTGTCCTAGCCCACCAGGAGATTTAAGAGAAAGGGACTCCAAACAAGAGATAGAGAGGGGACTTGAGGTGTTGGTGACAGTGTGGCTGGGAACACATGTCTTGACTTTGGGAGTGGTCTCCAGGGCCTGCTTC
This region of Delphinus delphis chromosome 6, mDelDel1.2, whole genome shotgun sequence genomic DNA includes:
- the FANCG gene encoding Fanconi anemia group G protein, translated to MAHRTPPGSSASHASCLDLWREKNDQLVQQAKVAQDSGLSPRRQQLAQDALEGLRGLLHSLQGLPAAVSVLRLELTVICNFITLRASLAQGFTEDLVQDIQQGLERVLETQEQLKARLEHGLRGLWDSVLHVSSLLPELLPALHHLAGLQAALWLSTDRLGDLTLLLQTLNVSQSRASEDLLLLLKTWRPPAEESDAPLTLQDAQNLRGVLLTAFAYRQGLQELITGNLPRALSSLHEAASGLCPRPVLVQVYTALGTCLRKMGSPQRALLYLVAALKGESTWGPPLLEASRLYRQLENTAAEIECLELLVEALRVAHIPEAPQLLIEVELLLPRPDPASPLHCGTQSQAKYLLASRCLQTGRAENAAEHYLDLLALLLDGSEPKFSPPPCPRGPCVPEVFLEAAAALIQAGRAQDALTVCEELLSRMSSLRPKRPRLWEDARRGTKELPHCSPWVSATYLLQGHARVQLGAQKEAISEFSRCLELLFQATPTDKEQGPASSCEQGCTSDVALQQLRAAALISRGLEWVASGQDTKALQDFLLSVQVCPGNQDASFHLLQTLRRLDRRDEATALWRRLEAQTELPQENAAWSLPLYLETCLGWIHPPDHETLLEEFRTSLLETCDL